Below is a window of Geovibrio ferrireducens DNA.
GGGTCGGAACATCAAACCTCAGCAGGCTTTCCCCGTTAAGGCGCACAAAGGGGACAGCGAAAAACAGCAGAGTCGCTCCCCAGCGCACCGCCTTTCTGTAAAACTGCAAGTCAGCGGTCATTTCTTATCTTCTGTTTCCTGCTCATCATCTTCGAGCATTCTGTACTTGGCCTCTTCCACCTTATCTTTGCGCTTGGATGAAAAGTAGTAAATTATCAGCCCCGCAAAAACAGCAGTGAGAAGAATGCCGTACAGTAAAAATGACAGTGCTCCGAATTCCATCAGTTGTCCGTCCTTTTAATATGCCCCTCCGCAGACTGCACGCCGCGGAGGGGTCTTGAATTTATAGGTCAGGTTATTTCTCTATGCTTTCCTGGTATGCCTTTTCCTGTGTCCAGCCGCTGATAGCGGGGGTATACATTGCGAAATAGTACACACCCCAGAGAATCAGCCCGATGAAAAGCACAAGCCAGCCCAAGGGGAGCTTATGCTCCGTGTCCTTGCGGTTAAATTCTTCAAAATTATCGAATTCTTCTTTCTGCATGGCCTTTCTCCTTACTCAGCGAGTGATTCAATATACTCAACCAGCGCCCAGATTCTCTCTCTGCTGAAAGAGGATGCAAAGCCGGGCATCACGCCTTCGTAGCCGTTGGCAATTATTATATAAGTGTCCCTTGAAGCAGGTCCGGCAGAAGCGTAATCCACAAGGGAAGCGCCTATGTTGCCTTCTGCATTAACACCGTGGCAGCCTGCGCACTCAGCAGCGTAAAGAGCCTTGCCCTCTGCCAGTGCTTCCGCATTTCCGGCCAGCGGGTTTGCTTCTTCAACTGAGTCCTCTTCAACAAGCATCACGCCTTCCTTCTCAACTGCGGTTCCCAGAACCTGAAGGTAAGCAACCATTGCGTCAAGCTCGGTTGACTCCGCAGCCTGTGCGAGGTCTTCCTCTGTGTACGGGAAGCCGAGAGCGTTCATTCTGGCTTTCATCTCATTCACATTAAGAGGCTTATCTTTCAGCCACGGATACTTGGGCATGTTCGATTTGGGGAAGAATGCCTGCGGGTTTTCCATATGCTGAATGTGCCATTCGTCAGAATATTTGCCGCCCACCCTCGCAAGGTCGGGACCTGTGCGTTTCGAGCCCCAGAGGAAGGGACGGTCATAGGCAAATTCGCCCGCTTTGGAGTAATCCCCGTAACGGAGAACATCAGCCTTAAGCGGTCTTACTGTCTGAGTGTGGCAGTTTACGCAGCCTTCTTTCTGATAAACATCACGCCCTGCAAGTTCGAGGATGGTATAAGGCTTAAGGTTATCAAGCTTAGGGTGCATGCCTTTTGTAAACATAGGGGCGATAGTGGTTACAATTGTACCTACGAGTATGGTAACAGCAACCATCAGCGCAAACGGTATGGTTTTGGAGTAAATATCTTTTTTCTGACTCATCACCGCACCTCCTTACGCTGCTTTCGCTTCAGCAGCGGCAGCCTGAGTCTGCCCCTGTCTGATTGTCATGAAAACGTTATAAACAAAGAACAGCATGCCCACGACGAAGATAACGCCGGCCACGGTTCTCATCTGCCAGTATGGGTAGTTGCCCACGAGTGTTTCCATAAATGTGTATTTCAGGCTTCCGTCGGCGTTGGTCATTTTCCACATAGCGCCCTGCTGAATACCTGTTACCCACATAGTTACGGAGAACATTAGCTGTCCCACAAGCACAAGCCAGAAGTG
It encodes the following:
- the ccoO gene encoding cytochrome-c oxidase, cbb3-type subunit II, giving the protein MSQKKDIYSKTIPFALMVAVTILVGTIVTTIAPMFTKGMHPKLDNLKPYTILELAGRDVYQKEGCVNCHTQTVRPLKADVLRYGDYSKAGEFAYDRPFLWGSKRTGPDLARVGGKYSDEWHIQHMENPQAFFPKSNMPKYPWLKDKPLNVNEMKARMNALGFPYTEEDLAQAAESTELDAMVAYLQVLGTAVEKEGVMLVEEDSVEEANPLAGNAEALAEGKALYAAECAGCHGVNAEGNIGASLVDYASAGPASRDTYIIIANGYEGVMPGFASSFSRERIWALVEYIESLAE
- a CDS encoding cbb3-type cytochrome c oxidase N-terminal domain-containing protein translates to MQKEEFDNFEEFNRKDTEHKLPLGWLVLFIGLILWGVYYFAMYTPAISGWTQEKAYQESIEK
- a CDS encoding cbb3-type cytochrome c oxidase subunit 3; this encodes MEFGALSFLLYGILLTAVFAGLIIYYFSSKRKDKVEEAKYRMLEDDEQETEDKK